The following are encoded together in the Salvia hispanica cultivar TCC Black 2014 chromosome 6, UniMelb_Shisp_WGS_1.0, whole genome shotgun sequence genome:
- the LOC125195172 gene encoding uncharacterized protein LOC125195172, whose product MAKSIETISIGIKLDGKNFPIWSKLMLVNIGSREKLDHIEGENEPPARDDPKFKEWQAADYMVFSWLIQNMEPRLVVQFAQHQTAKAMWKSLVTTFGARVDPVQVYDLEITTTRTLQGDDSLEGYWSELQKLWVDTDSRKPCPYTCCDKGPGIYQKETQTKRLYQFLAGLNDKYNGLRREILKLSDTTAEEAFGIMKQEEGRTAVWRPSARLSDPGETGIGAGFGTRFHLPPPHMQTRGPPLPYTAPPALPPRGNFTNRKGLDKSKLHCSHCGMTKHTKETCFKLVGYPEWWEDGHKANKGGAGKVKTAIGREEVDGNGGVVAPAGNQMATGAGGDGNRPGELLIAGGWWGTGSGGERGEAAAPKSSASFTRSIEGYPDGDDDWAWH is encoded by the exons ATGGCCAAATCAATTGAAACAATTTCTATAGGCATCAAACTTGACGGAAAAAATTTCCctatttggtcaaaattgatGCTTGTAAACATTGGATCCAGGGAGAAACTGGATCACATAGAGGGGGAAAATGAGCCGCCGGCACGAGACGATCCCAAGTTCAAGGAATGGCAAGCTGCCGATTACATGGTGTTCTCGTGGCTTATCCAGAATATGGAGCCGAGACTCGTCGTGCAATTCGCCCAACATCAGACAGCCAAGGCTATGTGGAAAAGCCTTGTCACTACCTTCGGTGCACGAGTCGATCCTGTACAAGTCTACGACCTTGAAATCACGACAACAAGAACGTTGCAAGGGGACGACAGCCTCGAAGGCTACTGGAGTGAACTCCAAAAACTTTGGGTGGACACAGATTCAAGGAAGCCTTGTCCATATACATGTTGCGACAAAGGTCCTGGCATCTACCAAAAAGAGACGCAGACCAAAAGATTATACCAATTCCTCGCCGGGCTAAACGACAAGTACAATGGCCTGCGGCGGGAGATTCTCAAACTCAGCGACACTACAGCTGAGGAAGCATTCGGAATAATGAAACAAGAGGAAGGTCGGACTGCCGTGTGGAGACCGTCGGCGAGACTGTCCGACCCAGGAGAAACCGGAATTGGAGCGGGCTTCGGTACCCGATTCCATCTGCCACCACCACACATGCAGACACGCGGACCACCACTGCCCTACACTGCTCCACCGGCGCTGCCCCCACGCGGAAACTTCACGAACCGAAAGGGACTTGACAAATCGAAACTCCATTGTTCCCACTGTGGAATGACAAAGCACACCAAGGAGACGTGCTTCAAGCTCGTCGGCTACCCTGAATGGTGGGAGGACGGGCACAAGGCGAACAAGGGCGGTGCTGGGAAAGTAAAAACGGCTATTGGGCGAGAAGAGGTCGATGGGAATGGAGGAGTCGTCGCTCCAGCGGGCAACCAGATGGCCACTGGCGCTGGGGGCGACGGGAATCGTCCGGGAGAACTCCTAATTGCAGGCGGGTGGTGGGGAACAGGCAGCGGTGGTGAGCGAGGGGAGGCAGCGGCGCCGAAGTCTTCCGCCTCTTTTACTCGTTCAATTGAAG GATATCCGGACGGGGATGACgattgggcgtggcactga